In Fusarium oxysporum Fo47 chromosome XI, complete sequence, the following are encoded in one genomic region:
- a CDS encoding glycoside hydrolase, translating to MLSTTVLLATLSALFTSEVSAHGHVSEVLINDKSYYGHDPTKVPYGPQPESISWTNGAKDNGFVISTTGALSSPDIICHLTATNGHLTADVTAGATIKVRWSDWPEAHWGPVLDYMARCPNDDCTTVDKTKLKFFKIDEMGQLTRGTVPGRPGYWANNKLPPGSYVLRHEVIALHAGGAEGTTQMYPQCINLFIKGYGTAQPDGVFATDLYSSIDPGLLHNAFVDEWSDVEYIIPGPSVVKS from the exons ATGTTGTCAACGACAGTTCTTCTCGCAACTCTCAGTGCTCTCTTCACATCCGAGGTATCGGCTCACGGCCATGTATCCGAGGTTCTCATCAATGACAAAAGCTACTACGGCCACGATCCCACCAAAGTTCCCTACGGACCTCAGCCGGAAAGCATCTCCTGGACGAACGGTGCCAAAGACAACGGCTTCGTCATCTCCACTACGGGCGCATTGTCTTCTCCAGACATCATCTGCCACCTCACCGCTACCAATGGGCATCTAACCGCAGACGTCACTGCTGGCGCGACCATCAAGGTGCGCTGGTCGGATTGGCCTGAAGCGCACTGGGGACCTGTTCTTGATTACATGGCGCGATGTCCGAATGATGATTGCACAACAGTGGATAAGACCAAGTTGAAGTTTTTCAAGATTGATGAGATGGGGCAGTTGACGAGGGGAACTGTGCCTGGTAGGCCAGGGTATTGGGCGAATAACAAACTTC CACCCGGAAGCTATGTCCTCAGACACGAAGTCATTGCCCTGCATGCGGGAGGCGCTGAGGGAACAACGCAGATGTATCCTCAATGTATCAACCTGTTTATCAAGGGATATGGCACTGCACAGCCTGATGGCGTGTTTGCGACGGATTTATATTCTTCTATAGATCCGGGTTTGCTGCATAATGCTTTTGTGGATGAGTGGAGTGATGTAGAGTACATCATCCCGGGACCTTCAGTAGTCAAGTCTTAG
- a CDS encoding triose-phosphate transporter family-domain-containing protein, whose product MPPVADSKLYSVPEAASSSSSSTVHSPLPPFKIEDDYDFGRRPSDFELNDLFHDEEPLLSEHTQDVFTNKAILSGPSLKHAQLSFAAFHFSITGLVLFTLSRPRFTFFTPKSVAIRQMIPLSTVMALNVIFPNLSLAYSSVPFYQISRILITPCVAAMNFVLYRACLPFYACMALVPACVGVGMVSYFDTKATSASAATTGLLGVVFAFLGIFFSSLYTVWLESYRRRLSMTSMQLLLNQAPLSAFLLLYFIPFVDKAPAQADLSLNLWVLILMSGIFAALVNVSQFFIIAEMGPVTSTVVAHGKTCIIVAIGWYISGRDVVDKCIFGLMVALLGIILYSAAILRQGHRA is encoded by the exons ATGCCTCCAGTAGCAGACTCCAAGCTGTACTCCGTCCCCGAGGCAGcatcgtcctcctcatcctcaacagtACATTCTCCACTACCACCGTTCAAGATCGAAGATGATTATGACTTCGGCAGACGACCCAGCGACTTTGAGCTCAATGACCTTTTTCACGATGAAGAACCGCTTCTGTCTGAACATACTCAGGAT GTCTTCACCAACAAAGCGATCCTATCTGGCCCCTCCCTCAAGCACGCACAGCTCTCATTTGCGGCGTTCCACTTCAGCATCACCGGCCTCGTGCTCTTTACCCTCTCCCGCCCCAGATTCACCTTCTTCACACCTAAATCCGTCGCCATTCGACAGATGATACCTCTCTCCACCGTCATGGCCCTCAACGTCATCTTTCCCAATCTCTCGCTTGCATACTCCTCTGTACCGTTCTACCAAATCTCTCGCATTCTTATAACGCCCTGCGTCGCTGCTATGAACTTTGTGCTGTATAGAGCTTGTCTCCCTTTCTATGCGTGCATGGCGCTAGTTCCGGCgtgtgttggtgttggaaTGGTGTCGTACTTTGACACGAAAGCGACGAGTGCGAGTGCTGCTACGACTGGGTTGTTAGGTGTCGTCTTTGCATTTCTGGGCATCTTCTTTTCGTCGCTTTATACAGTCTGGCTTGAAAGTTACAGACGGCGGTTGAGCATGACGAGCATGCAGCTATTGCTCAACCAGGCTCCTCTCTCTGCGTTCCTGCTGCTATACTTTATCCCGTTTGTGGATAAGGCTCCTGCTCAAGCAGATTTGTCTCTCAATCTCTGGGTCTTGATTCTGATG TCTGGCATCTTTGCAGCCTTGGTCAATGTTTCTCAATTCTTCATCATTGCGGAAATGGGTCCGGTGACTAGCACCGTTGTTGCTCACGGCAAGACTTGCATTATCGTTGCTATCGGCTGGTACATTTCTGGAAgagatgttgttgataagtGTATCTTCGGCCTAATGGTGGCTTTGCTTGGGATAATCCT GTACTCGGCTGCTATTTTGAGACAGGGCCACAGAGCATAA
- a CDS encoding endo-polygalacturonase — translation MVRNIAIAALLPAAFASTLPKRDPCSVTDYSGLATAVSSCTNIVLNGFQVPTGKALDLSKLKDGATVTFKGKTTFATTADNDFDPIVISGNGITITGASGHVIDGNGPAYWDGEGSNNKDNPKPDHFIVVKKTTGNSKITNLNIQNWPVHCFDITGSSQLTISGLILDNRLGDKPNAKSGSLPAAHNSDGFDISSSDHVTLDNIHVYNQDDCVAVTSGTNIIVSNMYCSGGHGLSIGSVGGKSNNVVNGVQFLDSQIVNSENGCRIKSNSGTTGTIANVTYQNISLTNISKYGVDVQQDYLNGGPTGKPTNGVKISGIKFIKVTGTVASSAQDWYILCGDGSCSGFTFSGNAITGGGKTSSCNYPTNTCPS, via the exons ATGGTTCGAAACATCGCTATTGCGGCCTTGCTGCCAGCTGCCTTTGCTTCAACGCTGCCT AAGCGAGACCCCTGCAGCGTCACTGACTACTCCGGCCTCGCTACCGCCGTCTCATCTTGCACAAACATTGTGCTCAACGGTTTCCAAGTCCCCACTGGCAAGGCTCTTGATCtatccaagctcaaggacGGCGCAACCGTTACCTTCAAGGGCAAGACC ACGTTTGCCACTACTGCCGATAACGACTTTGATCCTATCGTCATTAGCGGAAATGGCATCACTATAACTGGTGCATCTGGCCATGTCATTGATGGTAACGGCCCGGCGTACTGGGATGGCGAAGGTTCTAACAACAAGGACAACCCAAA GCCCGACCATTTCATCGTTGTCAAGAAGACTACTGGCAACTCAAAGATCACAAACCTAAACATCCAGAATTGGCCCGTTCACTGCTTCGACATCACAGGCAGTTCACAATTGACCATCTCAGGGCTCATTCTTGATAACAGACTTGGCGACAAGCCTAATGCCAAGAGCGGTAGCTTGCCAGCTGCGCACAACAGCGACGGTTTCGACATCTCGTCCAGTGACCACGTTACTCTGGATAACATTCATGTTTATAACCAGGATGACTGTGTTGCTGTCACTTCGGGTACAAACATCATCGTCTCCAACATGTACTGCTCCGGTGGTCATGGTCTTAGCATCGGATCTGTTGGCGGCAAGAGCAACAATGTCGTCAATGGTGTTCAGTTCTTGGATTCTCAGATTGTTAACAGTGAGAATGGATGCCGCATCAAGTCCAACTCTGGCACAACTGGCACG ATTGCGAACGTCACTTACCAAAACATTTCCCTTACCAACATCAGCAAGTATGGTGTCGATGTCCAGCAGGACTATCTCAACGGCGGCCCTACTGGAAAGCCCACCAACGGAGTCAAGATCAGCggcatcaagttcatcaaggtCACTGGTACAGTGGCTAGCTCTGCTCAAGATTGGTATATTCTGTGTGGCGATGGTAGCTGCTCTGGATTCACTTTCTCTGGAAACGCCATCACTGGTGGTGGCAAGACTAGCAGCTGCAACTATCCTACCAACACTTGCCCTAGCTAG